The DNA sequence tcctccttttccaggacatgtcctacattccaccCTTCTGTGCCGGAGGAATTCCAAcatgtcctctgttttgagcatgactaagaagcatggatcctCCTCATCCCAGGTTTACCAGATGTATCCaaataaccacaaaggagggacCAGGCACCGCAAAACGGAGGACATCcaagacaaaaaggaaagaaaaagctgaaaacactcaatATGAATGTAATAAGGAGAtaaccacactacactcttatagacTTGCTGttacactttaactgctctggctgcctcctgttgcattctgggatttgcagtttaaggagggagcatctagaattctcagccagagagctcttaggcttcactgagctacaaaccccagaatgcaacaggaggaagccagaacagtaaaagctgaataaggagtttatcacacgggggacaactggaagtataaatggtgatgAACCTGTGATTATCCcacaattgtgctaatggttttcacacaaggTCAAGATGAAACGTGATAAAAGTGCCATTAAACAGGAGCAAATAATTCCTGAGATTTCCCTCTGAATGACCTtgtgctgtttattgcctggttattccctgattATTCACAGGACAATGgttcttgtgttaatctcatttgaATCACATTTTGATGTCAGTTGCGCCATTTTTTCATGGGTTAATTACTGTTCCAACTCTTcatttcctcccatgtgataaactccttaagaGGGTAGTGTGGAAATCTCCTAATttaatccatgcttcttggtcattcTCAGAAGGGAGGGCTTCCAAGACAAAATggagggaccccccccccaaaaaaaagctcaaaacactccatAGGGATGTAAAATCAAATGGAGGGCatggctgggatttctcctgggcagaagaaggaggaggttgaaatggagggcaggccctggaaaaggaggacaagtaGGTTGACCAGAGGCCCTACTCACAACCAAGGagcaggcaccacaaaatggaagacatgtaccacattaaaaagaagaagctcAAAACCCTCCTAGGGATGTCAAGGCctgcttctcagtcctgctcaaaatggaggaggttttggcattccttctggacaggaggaggttgaaaaatggaggacagagtCCTGGAAGTCTGGCCCTCCATGAAAGcagcctctcctccttcctccccccccccccgggctctGCTGTCTTGAGGCCCTTCATCATGTCCCTCTCAGCACCTCCAAGGGCCTCCTCCTCTTCGGCCTCCACCGAGGCCTCGCTGGATGCCTcggcctctccttcttctccttcctcggGGCTgaggatggtggtggaggaggcggAGAAGGAGGCGGCCTTCCAAAAGGCGGGCAAGGAGGATAGGGCGGAGAAAAGCAGGAAAGGGGCTTCCCCTTCTTGGAGGGAGGCCCATGGCGGGGACGAGGTGAGTACCACCAGCGCCCTCCTTTTCCTGCCCAGGGCGGAGGAGCCACacacttgtcctccattttgagccatgACTGAGAAGCAGGCCTTCACGTCCCTAGCAGTGTTTCAGGATTTTTATGTGGCAACTGCCCTCTTATTTTGTGGTGCCtgttgccctcctttgcggttaggaggGGGGCCTCTGGTCGCCTTATTTGTGGGCAGAGTGactagaggtcctccttttccaggacctgtcctccatttcaacacCTCTTggccaggaggcattccaaaacgtcctccattttgagcatgactgagaagcaggcATTTACATCCCTATGAGTCTTTTGCGCTTTTTTTATTTGGtatatgccctccattttgcggtgcttGCTCCTTGGTGGTTATGAGGGTGACTagagatcctccttttccaagacacgtcctccatttcaagctccttctgtccagaaggagttccacagtgtcctccattttaagcatgataGAAGCAGGCATTTTACATCCCCATAAGTGTTCCAAGCTTCTACTTAGGAATGCCCTCTATGTTGTCttcaatgtcttccattttgagcatgaatgaAAAGCATACATTCACATCCCTATCTCTGTAGTACTCTGGGGACTTGAGCATGTGAAACCACATTTCCACTGATTGTAACCGTGTGCTTTGCAGGGACTTTCCAGAGGGCTCTGCTTGGAGGTCCCAGTCTGCATAGATGGTGAGGCTGATTGTTTCAATATCTTCTTCCTAACTGCTTGTATGGAATTTCTTGAAAACAGGTCTATTCAAAAATATTCTGCTTCAGTGCACATTATGGCTTAGTGTTTGTATTTCCTCATCAGATATGCATTACAGTGAGGTGGGCAGGTGACACTATCTCTACCCTGAAAATGGAAGAGATGCTTCTTGAGGGGTGCATTTCAGATGCTGTTTTGTCCCTCTCTCCTTATTGCACAAAGCTTTCTTCACCAAGGGTATTTCACAAAGCACCACATACCTCTTCAATTAGGGATAGGGAAAATGCAGCCTGACAGCTGCGTGTGGTCCTTTAAACGCCTAAATGTGGCAGCTGAAGCCCTCCCAACATCCCCATACTAAAATGTTAAAAACTGGGAAttccactccccccccaaaatgccCTTCCAACATGTGCCAAAACCATAGCGGTTTTCTTCTGCTGACCCTCCAAATCCCCACTCCCAAACAACTCcagaatgcaaaacaaaaatgttaaaagttgACCCAAAAATCAGCCTCAATAGTGGCTGGAAGTGATGTGGCATCACTTCCAACATATCAGAACCCACCAATGTGGCCTGCTGGGTGGGCACAGGGTAGAAAAATGGCCCTCAACCTCTGCACAATTGTCCACCCCTGTTGTAAATAGTACATGTCTCTCTACTTTTTCACAAAACCAGTGCTGCTctaggctttttttaaaagccatatcAACATTAATTTCTGTACTTAGGTTGTTTTTATCTGAGGTTGTCCCTACTATTTAAGCAGAGTGGGTCTTGGCTTTGTAATTCCCTGCCTATTTGTCAGATTAGGTAAAAGTTTGTTCACTCCTTAGTACTGTATGACTCCTAATATGTGCGTGTATTCTAAGATGGAAATTTGAAGCATGGGTCAACTAAATTTGGAAATCCACTACCAACAAACTCACTGCCAAATACAGAACATTTAGACCTTAATTGCTCTCTATAAACAATTAAGATGGATTACTTTTGtgtgttttacttttatttcttcTATTAGAAATATCTTGCATAACTATTAAGTTGATTTGGATGCTTTTTGACTTTTGGAGTAAAtcgtttatttgtttaaattgtttgaataaataattttgtttattgtcccACCCCTACCCAGGCTGTGACATTGCACACTGATGTGGGAGATATTAAGATAGAGCTGTTCTGTGAACGGACACCTAAGGCTTGTGAAGTAAGTAATGAAACTACAGAATTGTTGCCACATAATGTGACTGTCCATCTCTCCTGAGGCTTTAGTAAATTGTGCTGGAAGCCTGTTAGATTAAGTGTGTTTTTCTCCTAATGGGTTTAATTGACAGGGGGGAAAACAAACCGGCATGCCACCCCTGGCCAAGACACCTCAGGGCCGCAGCagaaaccactcctttttgggccaggttTTCACGGCCTAGGTGCAGCTTTGGTGTTTCTTCTGTGCATCCTGGGGGCATCTAATCACCATGCCCCTCAAGACATGTGTAAGCTTGCTTTTTTGGCCCGTCCGTTCGGTCCCAGAGTTACTATCCATGTCCCTTTGTATTTGTTAATCTAATTTCCATTAAACCATTCTCTTCTCAGAAAGATTTACtggaaaatgtaactttttctcTTGCTCATTCTGATTTATTGCAGTTCTGTATTCAGTATTATTTTccatgtattttaatttgtaatttttactTGCAAATTAGTTGGGTATGCATCATTAAGGTACTATTAGCAGCAGGATTACTGTGAATGGATTACTACGTCTCCTAATTTACATGTCACTTTCCCACAGCACCCAAAGAGTCTCAAAATAACATCAGAATATAATAACAATAGTCAGGTAATGATAAAACATGAACATTTCACACCAACTGGTTAGTGatccattttaaaactatttagaatttaaataaatagaaaagttATAATTCCAATAGGCCAGTCAAAATAACTTGTATTGATGAGTAAAGTGGCACTTTGGTATCCCTGCGGGATCCATTCTGGCcccccctccatggatatcaaaatctgcggGACCTCAAGTCcggttgtccccaatggtggcatgtacaCATAGCATGTGCTGctactggggacaatgggggctgtccctaatggtgacaCAGCCATATGCACGTGCCATTATTGAGCACAacaggggcttgccatctgcggatgttGAAATTAATGGATGGCAAGTCTATGGATATGAGGTCCTACTGTACTTTTTTGAATGATGGGAAAGGCATGACCTATGGGCTTCATGTGAATTACACCTATCCCCCAGTCCCCCTGcaaaaacattctatatatatcagTGGCCCAGTCCAGACCGGCCAAAAaggacgcccttgtcatgtgcgaggggtgcTTTGGGGCAGTGCTTCTAGACGCTcctcgcccctcacacgtgatgagggtatcaaaatggtggcgccctgtactgACGTTGCCATTATGATGTGccagacgcatagcatccacacgtcatggtgccattatgatgttgcgagtgcgccattggcgcaccgCGACATTGTAATGGcatcacaagaagaacccacttttcgcaggttctttttggtcagAGAACagatgcagtgggcccttggtatttgctggggtttggtttcaggaaaaccccaccaccaccatggatatcaaaattcatggatgctcatccattaagtacaatggtgtagtaaaactgTGTCTCttaatggcaaaatcatggtttgctttttgcaatttatttatttaatttttttttaaaaagttgtgaaTGGTGGaacccatggataaggaatcgATGGACACATAAGGAAAATTGTATAATACATAAGTGAATGATGTAGACCATATCTGGAATAGTAGCTTTTAGGTTACAAATCTGGATAGCTTAGTAGTCTTTATTGGCACACCCATCTTAAGAAGctggaagctgagccaaagctgtgctccaattcttaggactggagcatggctttggagtggcttctggactcttaggatgtatgcatcttttaaacagcataccttctaagtgacctgaaggagctttattttggcctgtctgttcaggcccatagttaacTAAAATATGAGTCAAAAGTTTCTGAATACCTCCTTTTAGCTGCATGAAAAAGGTATGTATATGTGTGACAGAGCTGAGAAGGAGTTTGAGCTCATTCACAACTTACTGGACCATTTATATTGTGATTTATGAAAACAAACATAATGCAGGAATGCATTTGTGGTGTATTTCATGTTATCATATTATTTCTTCActagcatttttttctttctgtagaATTTTCTGGCTCTCTCTGCTAGTAACTACTACAATGGTTGTATATTTCATCGGAATATCAAAGGATTTATGGTGCAGACAGGAGATCCAACTGGTAATTCCTTTTATTACAGTTCTTATTTTCTTACAATTTCTAGCAGTGGGCAGATATGTTTATCTGTTGCAACAGATACAAATAAGAGTCTTGTtgtagtttaaattttatttggcatatgcTTTAGGGGATTGTAACTCACTTAATCAGAggtatgcatctgatgaagtggccTGCATGAAAGCTTGTGCAGTGCTAACGCAAAACAAAAATTGTCAGTTCTTAAGGCATACCATAAGGCTCAGTGTTAATATTTATGAGATTTTTATGCTAGGGCTTCATCTGAAGGTACATATGATGCAGGAACACTGCTGAAACCACCTGAAATCCTCTTTGAATCTTGTGATGAAAGGCTAGTATTAGATTAATAAATAGTGCCTGGAATAGGCACATTATTTAATCCTTccaattatttgatcacctctcTTCCCTGAATAGCATGTTTCAGTTATAAAGAACTGTCACACAAGAGTCTGTGAATTTTCAACTCGCTTTTCTGaacactttttcagcttcttgtCATGAAGATATATGTGTTCTTGGGCAAAAAACTAATTTAATGCttcatataggcctgttacagacaggccaaaataaagctgcttcgagtcactttggaggtatgctatttcaatgatgcatgagtcctaagagtccaaaacccacaccaaagccatgctccagtcctaaggactggagtgcagctttggtgtggattttggactcttaggatgcatgcatcattgaaataccatacctccaaagtgactcgaagcagctttattttggcctgtctgtaacaggccaatgattctaAGTATTAGGGAACCATGNNNNNNNNNNNNNNNNNNNNNNNNNNNNNNNNNNNNNNNNNNNNNNNNNNNNNNNNNNNNNNNNNNNNNNNNNNNNNNNNNNNNNNNNNNNNNNNNNNNNNNNNNNNNNNNNNNNNNNNNNNNNNNNNNNNNNNNNNNNNNNNNNNNNNNNNNNNNNNNNNNNNNNNNNNNNNNNNNNNNNNNNNNNNNNNNNNNNNNNNNNNNNNNNNNNNNNNNNNNNNNNNNNNNNNNNNNNNNNNNNNNNNNNNNNNNNNNNNNNNNNNNNNNNNNNNNNNNNNNNNNNNNNNNNNNNNNNNNNNNNNNNNNNNNNNNNNNNNNNNNNNNNNNNNNNNNNNNNNNNNNNNNNNNNNNNNNNNNNNNNNNNNNNNNNNNNNNNNNNNNNNNNNNNNNNNNNNNNNNNNNNNNNNNNNNNNNNNNNNNNNNNNNNNNNNNNNNNNNNNNNNNNNNNNNNNNNNNNNNNNNNNNNNNNNNNNNNNNNNNNNNNNNNNNNNNNNNNNNNNNNNNNNNNNNNNNNNNNNNNNNNNNNNNNNNNNNNNNNNNNNNNNNNNNNNNNNNNNNNNNNNNNNNNNNNNNNNNNNNNNNNNNNNNNNNNNNNNNNNNNNNNNNNNNNNNNNNNNNNNNNNNNNNNNNNNNNNNNNNNNNNNNNNNNNNNNNNNNNNNNNNNNNNNNNNNNNNNNNNNNNNNNNNNNNNNNNNNNNNNNNNNNNNNNNNNNNNNNNNNNNNNNNNNNNNNNNNNNNNNNNNNNNNNNNNNNNNNNNNNNNNNNNNNNNNNNNNNNNNNNNNNNNNNNNNNNNNNNNNNNNNNNNNNNNNNNNNNNNNNNNNNNNNNNNNNNNNNNNNNNNNNNNNNNNNNNNNNNNNNNNNNNNNNNNNNNNNNNNNNNNNNNNNNNNNNNNNNNNNNNNNNNNNNNNNNNNNNNNNNNNNNNNNNNNNNNNNNNNNNNNNNNNNNNNNNNNNNNNNNNNNNNNNNNNNNNNNNNNNNNNNNNNNNNNNNNNNNNNNNNNNNNNNNNNNNNNNNNNNNNNNNNNNNNNNNNNNNNNNNNNNNNNNNNNNNNNNNNNNNNNNNNNNNNNNNNNNNNNNNNNNNNNNNNNNNNNNNNNNNNNNNNNNNNNNNNNNNNNNNNNNNNNNNNNNNNNNNNNNNNNNNNNNNNNNNNNNNNNNNNNNNNNNNNNNNNNNNNNNNNNNNNNNNNNNNNNNNNNNNNNNNNNNNNNNNNNNNNNNNNNNNNNNNNNNNNNNNNNNNNNNNNNNNNNNNNNNNNNNNNNNNNNNNNNNNNNNNNNNNNNNNNNNNNNNNNNNNNNNNNNNNNNNNNNNNNNNNNNNNNNNNNNNNNNNNNNNNNNNNNNNNNNNNNNNNNNNNNNNNNNNNNNNNNNNNNNNNNNNNNNNNNNNNNNNNNNNNNNNNNNNNNNNNNNNNNNNNNNNNNNNNNNNNNNNNNNNNNNNNNNNNNNNNNNNNNNNNNNNNNNNNNNNNNNNNNNNNNNNNNNNNNNNNNNNNNNNNNNNNNNNNNNNNNNNNNNNNNNNNNNNNNNNNNNNNNNNNNNNNNNNNNNNNNNNNNNNNNNNNNNNNNNNNNNNNNNNNNNNNNNNNNNNNNNNNNNNNNNNNNNNNNNNNNNNNNNNNNNNNNNNNNNNNNNNNNNNNNNNNNNNNNNNNNNNNNNNNNNNNNNNNNNNNNNNNNNNNNNNNNNNNNNNNNNNNNNNNNNNNNNNNNNNNNNNNNNNNNNNNNNNNNNNNNNNNNNNNNNNNNNNNNNNNNNNNNNNNNNNNNNNNNNNNNNNNNNNNNNNNNNNNNNNNNNNNNNNNNNNNNNNNNNNNNNNNNNNNNNNNNNNNNNNNNNNNNNNNNNNNNNNNNNNNNNNNNNNNNNNNNNNNNNNNNNNNNNNNNNNNNNNNNNNNNNNNNNNNNNNNNNNNNNNNNNNNNNNNNNNNNNNNNNNNNNNNNNNNNNNNNNNNNNNNNNNNNNNNNNNNNNNNNNNNNNNNNNNNNNNNNNNNNNNNNNNNNNNNNNNNNNNNNNNNNNNNNNNNNNNNNNNNNNNNNNNNNNNNNNNNNNNNNNNNNNNNNNNNNNNNNNNNNNNNNNNNNNNNNNNNNNNNNNNNNNNNNNNNNNNNNNNNNNNNNNNNNNNNNNNNNNNNNNNNNNNNNNNNNNNNNNNNNNNNNNNNNNNNNNNNNNNNNNNNNNNNNNNNNNNNNNNNNNNNNNNNNNNNNNNNNNNNNNNNNNNNNNNNNNNNNNNNNNNNNNNNNNNNNNNNNNNNNNNNNNNNNNNNNNNNNNNNNNNNNNNNNNNNNNNNNNNNNNNNNNNNNNNNNNNNNNNNNNNNNNNNNNNNNNNNNNNNNNNNNNNNNNNNNNNNNNNNNNNNNNNNNNNNNNNNNNNNNNNNNNNNNNNNNNNNNNNNNNNNNNNNNNNNNNNNNNNNNNNNNNNNNNNNNNNNNNNNNNNNNNNNNNNNNNNNNNNNNNNNNNNNNNNNNNNNNNNNNNNNNNNNNNNNNNNNNNNNNNNNNNNNNNNNNNNNNNNNNNNNNNNNNNNNNNNNNNNNNNNNNNNNNNNNNNNNNNNNNNNNNNNNNNNNNNNNNNNNNNNNNNNNNNNNNNNNNNNNNNNNNNNNNNNNNNNNNNNNNNNNNNNNNNNNNNNNNNNNNNNNNNNNNNNNNNNNNNNNNNNNNNNNNNNNNNNNNNNNNNNNNNNNNNNNNNNNNNNNNNNNNNNNNNNNNNNNNNNNNNNNNNNNNNNNNNNNNNNNNNNNNNNNNNNNNNNNNNNNNNNNNNNNNNNNNNNNNNNNNNNNNNNNNNNNNNNNNNNNNNNNNNNNNNNNNNNNNNNNNNNNNNNNNNNNNNNNNNNNNNNNNNNNNNNNNNNNNNNNNNNNNNNNNNNNNNNNNNNNNNNNNNNNNNNNNNNNNNNNNNNNNNNNNNNNNNNNNNNNNNNNNNNNNNNNNNNNNNNNNNNNNNNNNNNNNNNNNNNNNNNNNNNNNNNNNNNNNNNNNNNNNNNNNNNNNNNNNNNNNNNNNNNNNNNNNNNNcatacctccaaagtgactcgaagcagctttattttggcctgtctgtaacaggccataaaaaGGAGGACCAGTTATTAGCTGGCTGCCCTTTAAGATTGTGGGAGGTCTGTTTGCCAGTTGACAGAATCATTATGtaaataagtaaatgaaatatttaagagAACTGCACATAATCTATGCACGTATGACACAATGCTACCTAAATACTCTGTTCCATAAATATCTGATCTACAGGAGTCTACAAGTTAATTGGGTTTAAGAGCTGGCTGATGTTCTTGGTTGATAGTTTCCTTATCTTTGATCCCTCTCACAAATGATTGATATGCACTGAgactgaagagagagaaaattacaGGAGTCTATGGTAGTGCTCTGAAAAGACCTCTTGTTATTTCTTAACTTAAAAAAATTCCAGATCAAATGAAAAAAGACTTTTTCATTTTGCTGAATCCCCAAAATTGCCTAAATGTCCGTGCTACAGGTGAAAGTGTTGTCATCTCTCAAGACTTAGTACTGTACCTGGATTTATGGTGGACCCTATTaatcttcctctccttttcaggatctgggaaaggaggaaataGCATTTGGGGCAGAAAATTTGAAGATGAATACAGTGAATACTTAAAGGTAtgggattctcccccccccctttttttccattAGTATTTTCTATTATTGTCACATATTCTCTTGAAGAATTAGTTGCCTTAAGGCAGTGGTGTAATCATTGCAGATCAGATTGTTcacttctcttttttctccctgttATAAAGCATTGTCCACTAGTGTGTAACAGCGTAGAGAGTTTTGGTTGAATATGGTTGCATTATCCTATTATAGCCTAACCAGCAGAGTCATTCTGTTTTCAGACCCTGTGCAATCACTTAACCTGAAGTGAATGTAGGGGAAAAGGAAAACTTTGAGCCAGGTTAATGGAAAAGCCCAGGCTGCTTTTCTGCTAATTTATACTGTCCAGGTTTCTTTCTCATATAATAGGAAACTGATTGCAAGACATACTTCTTACCTGTACCTGAACTCACTGTTCTGCCTCAGATACATTGAGGGTGGGGCATGTTCTCTTGGGCAGGATTTCTTTTCAGGCTGTCACTACCTCCATGCCTGGAACATCAGTAATGCAATAGAAATTGTAGAGTTGAGGAAGACTGAGCCATTTGTTCATTCCCCACCTCCCCCAACTATAACCTGTGACCACACTCTGGCATGGTAGCATCCTTCAGGGGTTTGGGAGTAGCTGACCTGAAGAGAGGCCTCTGCTCTGGATTGGTTTGGACTGAAAATGCTAAAGGGTAGTTCCCATAGAATATGGAGAGTGTCAGTCTCCAGCCACCTGCCATGCTTCATTATGCAGAAAAAAACTCAGAGAAGGCCTGAAGGTGTAAGTAGGTATATTGGGAGTGggtgtgaattttgcataatCTGGTCTTGATTGGAAGCCAAAAATTGGCTTTTAGCTTCacaaaatcaatatataaaagtcttaagaaatgtttgtttttcataaaatcaaagagttggcagagaccacaagggccaccagtcTAGCCCCCTGCTATGCTGtattacacaatcaaagcatcaccaacagatagccatccacctttgcttaaaaaccttcaaagaaggagactccaccactctccgaggcagcatattccactgtcaaacaacttttgccatcaggaagttcttcctaatgtttacacaGAATCTCTTTTcaccttgaatccattgttccaggtcctagaaaacaagcttgctgtgtcctcaatgtgacatcccttcaaaaatgattaaacatggctaccatgtcacccTGCCCATGGCAAAGAACAATACTAGAATTTCAATTATTTGAAACTGCTGAAAAATaacatagaaaataaataatgcttTTTCTGTTTTACAACTCTTTTTAGCATAGTGTTCGTGGAGTTGTCTCTATGGCAAATAATGGCCCAAATACAAATGGATCTCAATTCTTCATCACCTATGGCAAACAGCCACATCTGGACATGAAGTATACTGTGTTTGGCAAGTAAGTAATTTATGGTTGAGCCTGATGATGGGAATACCTGTAAGAGGAAGATGGCATGCCACAGAATTGGGAGACAGCCAGTTCTTTTCGTGTTCAAAACTTCCACAGGAGCTGGGAGTGTTCACCTCAATCAGAATGGGAGTCAATTTATGTCAAAACAAAAAGATAATATTACTACGAGGCACAGGTGATTtgaatattaaataattttataaattttgaaGTGGTATTAATGTAATTAATAAGTAATTAAAAATTGCCAAATATATACCATGACACTGTCAAAATGTAACAAGAAAATTCAGTAGCAAGGAAAATGATGGTTTTGAATCCTGGATATGATTTTTAAATCTAGAAATATCGCCTCATGCTCATCTGTGGCAGTGTTTGACAACCTTTTGTTCTTCAAATGTGTTGACTGCAAATCCCCAAACCCCTGATTATTGGCTGAGctagctgaagtttctggaagttgaagtccaaaatatctggtaACTAGAGTTTCAGAAGCACAatcttgtgtgtgttttccccctgCCTGCAGCTAGCTGTACTTACACCCTAATTAGTTTTAGGACTCCAGACTTACTTTATTGTGAGCTGATTACAGcaagcagggatgggaaatgttTGCCCCTCATCTCATCCAGTTTAGCTAATGGGAGCTCTAATCAAACATCATCTGGAGGATATTGGTCTACTCCTGCCTCCAAGATCTGTTTTACTCCTTTTAGAAAGCTAAAACAGTATCTAAAATGTGTTCCTTTCTGTCCAAGGAAGTGGTTATAActtattttctattttctttcctaGAGTCATTGATGGTTTGGATACTCTAGATGAGTTGGAGAAACTGCCAGTAAATGAAAAGACCTTCCGCCCCCTTAATGATGTCCACGTTAAAGATGTTACAATTCATGCCAACCCCTTTGCTCAATGACTGCAGTGTTCCTGCATTAGGTTTTTGAAAGGTTGTGAGTGGCCCTGTGAAAACAGATAGATTCCTACATTTTCTCTTGGAACTAAAGACTTTACAAG is a window from the Sceloporus undulatus isolate JIND9_A2432 ecotype Alabama chromosome 1, SceUnd_v1.1, whole genome shotgun sequence genome containing:
- the PPIL3 gene encoding peptidyl-prolyl cis-trans isomerase-like 3 is translated as MAVTLHTDVGDIKIELFCERTPKACENFLALSASNYYNGCIFHRNIKGFMVQTGDPTGSGKGGNSIWGRKFEDEYSEYLKHSVRGVVSMANNGPNTNGSQFFITYGKQPHLDMKYTVFGKVIDGLDTLDELEKLPVNEKTFRPLNDVHVKDVTIHANPFAQ